The following is a genomic window from Malus sylvestris chromosome 7, drMalSylv7.2, whole genome shotgun sequence.
acgggtgacgccctagctttagcgcgattttgttctggattcattttcataaggattcgacgtgatcatggagtgccggctgtcgactacctgacgccctcccccttctcctttatccgggcttgggaccggccatgtaagacataggcggagtttctCCCGATATTAGGTCAATATGCGAAATTTCAAAGACTTGCAGGAAGAACTCATGAACAAAATAAAGAACCAGTGAAGCGAAATTTCCAATTCCAAATGACGAAGTAGCTCAGCTCCCAGAACACAGAGAAAACTTAACCTGAACTACATAGGGAGATTTCTTTCTCAACTGACTGCCACATGTGAACCGCTATTCAAGCTGTAGTAGCCGTAAGGCGTTATCAAGTAATCCCTTCTTGCATTCCTTCCCTTATGAAAAAGGAATTGGTAGAATTACAGCATCCTACCCTTTTATCAATTCCTAAAACTTTCATTATATTGAATTGCCAAAATCGTCTTCTATCATAAAAACAATTTTAGATAAGAAAGTTACTAAGTTCTTTCCGAAGCCATCTGTATGATTTTTTTCGTCTCAATTAATACAGCAGTACGATATGCAATCCCTTGAAAATGATATACGTAATTTTTCTGTTAATGGTAATGAGTTTACAAAGGGAACACCGAAAATGCACGTGCATATGGTCAAATTAAACATTTGGACAAACTAACTACACTCCTTTACAGTGCCATTGGAGCCTATGATAAATAATATATGAAAGTGTAGTTCATCCCCAGTCCGCAGAGTTGCCGGCATTTCAACAAACTAAACCGCCAGCGATTAAGCATTGATGAAGCTAAGAGTTTGAGATAGCGATTCGGTCTGCAGACCTCAGAGCATGCTTTTTCTGTTTCAAACTTTTGTTATAGAATGTGCAAAACAATAACTAAAGATTAGGCAAGTAGTAATATCCAGCGTTAAGTATATTTAACACCATGAAAATATATCATTCAATTAAAGTAGAGAGATCGGTTGGCCAATTCCATCACTTTGATTTGTACATTTGAGAcattatttaagaaaaaaaaatcattcaatttgtgGAACAAATTATATGATTACGGTTTATTCTTctacaaggttctaaaaaacgctaggcgctagtcggacgGTGGGATGacacctagcgcctaggcggctaggcggggtctaggcgggcgcctaggcggatttaggtaaatttcttatatattatatgaattaattaaactttctatatcaaatgtaaataattattgaataatatgttatttcttatagaagaatatacatatgtgaatgttttatgtacatatataatatgcttgcctaggaaaaaaataaaatattatctagataatttatatacatataatatacatcccaaacttttaaaatataaaaagcccATGTAGGTGGTTTTCATGATAAAATCATCTGATACCCttcatataatatataacttttaaaaatatagaaaGCCCACGTAAGTGGGTGGTTTTCATGATTATAACCTTACCTCTTTCACATCACCCAAGATAGACCCCATTAATCACCAGCTTTTGACCTCACCTCTTTCCACCTTACCTCTTTCACGCAACCGGTTCtattcatttcttcttctttgttagACTCATTTCAGAACCTCAAAATTGGTTTTTTAGTCTCTCTCTATCTTCCCTCatcttcgttcttcttcttcgccCCAGAACCTCAAAATTGGTTTtttagtctctctctctctctctccccctcttccctcatcttcattcttcttcttcgccCATCTCAAATTCCACTTGCGCCACAGAAAAATATTCTCTCTCTGAAATGTTTaatactctctctttctcttcgcactctctcttccctcatcttCACAGAGGCAAAAATTACAGCGAGTTTGGATTTGCAGCAAGGTTCAAACCGCCTAGACTGccgcctagcgccgcctagcccgcctaagGCGCCTAGCGAGGGCCTAGGCGGCCCCCTAAATCCTCCCCGCCTAACTGAGCGTTTTGGTCTAAATCGGGTCGGAGCTCTGccgcccagcgcctaggcgACCGCCTAGgtcgatttttagaacactgttcTTCTATaaatgaaaggaaaaagaaagcatACACTCGAACTTCATGGTAAAACGGGAAAAATTTGAGAATTGAGAGTTATGGTAACAAAAATTTGCCGTCTTCAATCTTGATGAATTTGTAcgtacaaaacaaataaacacatTTGATCAAGGTCAAAGCCACACGTGCCGACGTGGGGGGAGGGGTTTGGTCAATGGATGTCTTGCAGACTTACATGTAAGTCTCTATTGACGATCTTGGATTTCCATAGTAAGTCTCTATTACTCCAaataaattttttgaattttaaatcgTGTCTCATATTTTATGGGTTTGCGAATAtatgaaaattataattttgcAAATGTCTGATTCCACTGCTACTCTAGCTGTTTATTCAGATGGACATGCATTCAACAATGGAGCGATTGTGACATGTGAGGGGGAAGGATCTAGGACATGTAATACCTAATTTTGTATGATTTATGGTTGTTTTTCATTGCAAAAATTTATTCGATTATTATAATAAAGTTGATTAATTTACTTAGTGTGCTATTGTAAATCTTGGAATTTGGATGTTGACAATACATATATCAAAGTTTTTAGGTTatggaaattttttaattttagcgAGGTTATGCCGATTTTTCGGTAGAATTTTATGTTCTAGTTTTGaaagttttgttcttttttttttcatagggAAAACAAAAGAGACTAACTCCgcatgtgtaagtttatcttatatTGTCAGTCCCAAGCCCGAATAAAGAATGAGGGGGAGAGCggcaggtagtcgacagccggcactccatggttacgtcgaatccttataaaaatgaatccagaacgaatagaacttagcgaagaaggctttggtgtatttaacacaatacgttgaaatgaagtaaagcttatttattgatatccccgacaagttacaaatatgtacatatacatgagtcaaaataaacaaacaagagggagccttcacaaaggttgtttaggagaagtctcagcagttggtagagccccagaaagagaaggcaccagaaagggatcattcagagcctcagtactggacagaaccctagaaggaggaggcatcagaggttgatcatttggagcttcattacgcggtacagccccagaagacgaaggcaataaatgcctctggaacaaacccacaagcctctgatgatcaagtaaaacctgaccatcagattccttcatctggtcaagcttcctcttcatgtttgtagcatagtcatgtgcgagccggtgcaactgtttattttcatgcttgagccctctaatctcctgtttgagactcatcacttcagccgccaatgattcaacttggcgggttcgagcaaataggcgttgggacatattagacacagaacatgcacactgaacactgagagccagagaatccttaacagccaactcatcagatcgtttgagAGCCAGAgattcatcacttcagccgccaatgattcaacttggcgggttcgagcaaataggcgttgggccatattagacacataacctgcacactgaacactgagagccagagaattcttaacagccaactcatcagaccgtttggaaagtaatctgttatctttgggagtgagaaggttcctggccaccaccgcagcggtcatatcattcttcatcacggaatccccaacggtaagaggaccagtaacggagacgaaggatgggcgccatatgttgtctgaagaaggtgtggctgcctcttcaacaaggttcaagtcaaaacgacggtcggaggggccagatattttcaaatgtgttgaagagagaagaggtcggacaaatcaagatcttagaagtgcaacaatggagcttctactggtggagattcaagtgtgttttggaacttaatgccaacctctataaaaatctgcactcgacggagcttcagaaatcgaagaggcgcctgctcagaaatcaaaggggtgtttgctttctcaaaagctgggctgctcagagaccacgagggtcaatctcagaaatcgaagaggcgtttgctttctcaaaagctaggctgctcaaagaccacgaatgtcgatttcagaaatcgaagaggcgcttgctttctcaaaagctgggctgctcagagaccacgagggccgatctcagaaatcgaagaggcacctactttgtCAGCCTtctcagcacctgtcacacgcacactcagctttgcggaaattacgggtattttgtcgaagatttctggtgaagtagaaagcacatgaatcttactgttcaatcacccactttccacacgcaacattagctcatgggtaccacaaataactttgccaaaattctctgacaaagttgagacacgtgaagcttgcagctcccactacatcgctctgaccaagaagggtaaaagaatagcaaagaaacagcactaacaaagtttagacacataaattttgaaggtctagctaccatattattacccacaagggtaaaggaacagtaccattgctggataattggaaagtccctatgtgtcaacctctgtgctccgtggtaaggtagactagtaaacatgcacaacctttactcacattcgagaaaacactcccaacaagattgcttgctccaaaatcgaagaggcaccgccctccgaatctcgagagccagactcccaacatgattactttctcaaaaatcgaaaagacaccactctccgaatctcgagagtcagacccccagcaggattgcgttctcaaaaatcgaagaggcatcgttctccgaatctctagagccagatccccgacaggattgcttgtctgtaatcttcacacgcaacatcagttttccagataccacagaccactttttcaaagtgctctgacagagttaaaacatgtgaagctggcagctcccactaccatgctatgaccaagcagggtaaaggaatagcattactacttgttattagggagactcctatatatgtcgaccttcatccccaacgaacaggcaaacctgcaaaaatgctcaaccctttctcatatctaagagggcactcccaatgaagtctttcaaaatattcagctttatttccccccgataatacctctgcaaacaagctataccagagcaagaatatctcatatcatcagggttaaaagcaagagtatcccatatcatgctttttccctgtcttttcctttggccttgatttttttttcactttgtgGATGTGgcattgttttgacaaatgttgtcCACCTTGGGTAATTGTCGTCTGCAAGGTAGTACGGTCCTTCGTATCTATGGCCATTGACCTAATATGTGACTTTGGGTGCTTTTCCTTACAGCACTTCATAGAAGACTGAAGATTAGGCAAGGACATTTAGGTCATTCTGAGCTcttggaacaccaaaaaaatgcatgccaaatccatatATCAAATAACGCCACtgcttccaaaatgatacttttggcTCATTTTCTGTCGCCATACGCTCCTTGCCACGCACTTGGATAGTTTTTCCAGGTCCAGTACATGCAgttgatgcttccaatcatgtcAGGGAAGCCTCGAATCTCACCCTTCCTCAGTAGCCTTCGCAGGTCTCTTAGCATGGTTTTTCGGAGGTACTCATTGGTATAGAAGGCTTCGATTGTGAAGCAAAATCGCATCAGGGACTCCAGAATAGTTGATTTTCCCATCCTtgttatctcatccacttgatctgcagatgctccacaTGCAAGCATCTGCAAGGCAGcaataattttttgctcaggaaAAAGACTtagaacatgaaaaacatctTCTTGTTTTTGCccaaagtatggatcatggttgcaaatagcacTCATGATTTGGTCGAACAAACTTCATTGCATTCTAAAATGACATCTAAAAACATGAGCAGGGAATACACAGTTGGGGATAAAATAATATTCCAAGAGATTTTTACCTCGTATTTTCCTCTTTCTATTGAAGTTTCCAGCACGTCTGGGTTTGGATATCTGACCTACAACTTCCATGACACAACAGGAATGTGAGGCCCTCTGCCTTTTAtgttcatcatcctcatcctccttgGTTACGAAGGCCTGaactccacctccaccttcctcgaCATTGAACAattcttcttgttgtgccaacaaTCTTTTATGTTGCTCCTCAAACTGTTTATACACTCTCcatgaagaagacattgtaataactcaagatttaaaaacgatgaagaaggattctgagctaaaaatAAGGATTGAGTTTAGTGTGTgaatgaggatggatgtagggatgtagggtttatatggacaaaaaaaatgaatgaatgaggttctggacaatgccacATGACACTacatgattggttgaaaatcttatcgaaatctttgctaaattattgtaaacagataGTGACATGTGGCAcgtcgggattggttgaaaatctaatcgaaaatctattcacaaaatcgtacgttcggataatgacacgtggcatgacaaggttggttgaaaatcttatcgaaatcttggctaaattattgtaaacagataGTGGCGCGTcaggattggttgaaaatcttagcggaaatctattcatAAAATAGTACTTTCGAATGCTAACACGGGGTGTGACAAGAtaggttaaaaatcctatccaaaattaaaactaaatttaaaatttattattttataaaaaaaattaataatattttaaattggctgggtgccagcgcattttttggGGGTAGAGAAGCAATTGGCCAATTTATTGTTCATGGAGTTTATCATTGTTCACTGAGTGGATTAAATGGGCTAAGTGCCAGGGTATTTGGCCAATTTACTGTTCATGGAGTCTATCACTGTTCAtggagacattctttggaggattttagagaagaaaggagtacgagtaacatatatccaagctaaaAAGGATATGTGTGATGGAGCAAAGATTgacgtaagaactcatgaaggacaaaccgaaactttccccataactgtagggttacatcaagactcatctttaagtccttacctttttgcattggtaatggatgagttaacgggacatattcaagatgatattccttggtgtatgcttttcacagacgatata
Proteins encoded in this region:
- the LOC126630072 gene encoding uncharacterized protein LOC126630072; protein product: MSSSWRVYKQFEEQHKRLLAQQEELFNVEEGGGGVQAFVTKEDEDDEHKRQRASHSCCVMEVVGQISKPRRAGNFNRKRKIRECNEMLACGASADQVDEITRMGKSTILESLMRFCFTIEAFYTNEYLRKTMLRDLRRLLRKGEIRGFPDMIGSINCMYWTWKNYPSAWQGAYGDRK